One Glycine soja cultivar W05 chromosome 2, ASM419377v2, whole genome shotgun sequence genomic region harbors:
- the LOC114373829 gene encoding uncharacterized protein LOC114373829 yields MACPEGKKVAFGTYTLVEEAEYWWENTRQCLEVEGQVVTWDVFKRVFLEKYFPEDVRNKKEMEFLELKQGNMTVVEYAAKFEELVRYFPRYQGRNGEISKYVKFLNDLQPEVKQVMNYQGVRQFPLLVNMCRIWDEDSRDRASYYRSTGPMKNKKNGPQHRGKPYSTPTKQYGKCPNYQRTVAMGFVGDSGSKPNTFPTQITCYKCGKPGHISSNCADKGITYFNCRQRGHIQRDCPYPKKEHNGGGLNDQTGHPKAMRRVFTLNSAEASKSKDLIQEFPEVFPEDMSGLPPEREIEFSIDLVPGTWCWTISIAPYMMSPIELAELKK; encoded by the exons ATGGCATGTCCAGAGGGGAAAAAAGTTGCTTTTGGTACATATACTCTGGTGGAAGAAGCTGAGTATTGGTGGGAGAATACTCGCCAATGCTTAGAGGTTGAAGGTCAAGTTGTGACCTGGGATGTCTTCAAGAGGGTATTTTTGGAGAAATACTTTCCCGAGGATGTTAGGAACAAGAAGGAGATGGAGTTCTTGGAGCTCAAGCAGGGGAACATGACTGTGGTTGAATATGCAGCCAAGTTTGAGGAGCTGGTGAGGTACTTTCCCCGTTATCAAGGGAGAAATGGTGAAATTTCCAAATATGTGAAGTTTCTAAACGACTTGCAACCTGAAGTGAAGCAAGTTATGAATTACCAAGGTGTTCGTCAGTTCCCACTCTTGGTTAACATGTGCCGGATTTGGGATGAAGACTCTCGCGACAGGGCGAGCTATTATAGGAGTACGGGCCCaatgaagaacaaaaagaatggaCCTCAACATCGGGGAAAACCGTACTCAACCCCTACTAAGCAATATGGTAAATGCCCCAACTATCAGAGGACTGTTGCTATGGGGTTTGTGGGTGATAGTGGTAGCAAACCCAATACTTTCCCCACTCAGATCACTTGTTACAAATGTGGTAAGCCAGGGCACATCTCCTCAAATTGTGCTGATAAAGGCATAACCTATTTTAATTGTAGACAAAGGGGGCATATTCAGAGAGATTGTCCATATCCCAAGAAGGAGCATAATGGTGGGGGCCTGAATGACCAAACTGGACATCCGAAGGCCATGAGAAGAGTCTTTACCCTTAACAGTGCCGAAGCTTCAAAATCCAAAGATCTAATCCAAG AGTTTCCTGAAGTGTTCCCTGAGGATATGTCCGGTCTACCACccgagagagagatagagttttcCATAGACCTGGTACCTGGTACCTGGTGCTGGACCATATCCATAGCCCCTTATATGATGTCTCCTATAGAGTTAGCCGAGCTTAAGAAATAG